From the Streptococcus sanguinis genome, the window CGCTGCTTCAGCTGCTGGAGCTGAATTAACAACTGCTTGAACCTGAGCTTGCAGGGTAGTATTTCCTGAAGCTTCAATTGCTTGACGTTTTGATTCTTGCTCTGCTTTATAAGCTGCTTCACGAGCTGCCGCTTCAGCTGCTGCTTTTTCAGCTGCTGCTTTTTCTTCAAGAAGAGAATTCTTTTCGTTTTCAGCAGTCGCTTTTTCAGCTGCAAGACTTGCCTGAGCTGCTTTCAGTTCAGCTTGTTTTGTTGCCAAAGCTTGCTCATCATCAGCTAACTTCTCTTGGTTAGCAATTACAGTATTGATAGCTTCATTATTCGCAACTTGCTTTTCAGCAATTACTTCTTTATCTTTCTTTTGTTGTTCCAGCATTTTATTATTTGCTGAAACAATTTCGCTCATAGCTGCTACACGAGAAATAGCTTCTGTGATAGAGCTAGAATTCACAACTGTATTGATGTAGCTAGTAGCAGTTCCATTTGTTTGGGTACTGCGAGCTTGATTTGCAAGTGACTCATTACGAGCTACGATGTTTTTAGACAGTTCATCAATCTCAGCAGAAAGTCTTGCAGATTCAGCAGACAATTTTTCATTTTCTGCTTTAAGCTCTTCTTGTTGCTTTTGAATAGCAGATACTTGGCCTTGAATCTCGTTGACTTGTGCCTGAGCTGATTGTTGTTGCTCTGTCAAACTATTAATCTTGCTGTCTTGTGCAGCAATCTTTTCATCAGTTGTCTCCGCTTTAACGCTCACAAGTGCAGCTCCTTGTGAAAGGATAACCGTACTCAATAAAATTGATGTGAGTAGTTTTTTCTTCATAAAAATAATACACTCCTTCTTATAAGACATTAACTAGTATACCAGAAAATGCTGTATCATATGTTACGCCTTTATTACATTTTTATTTCTTGTTTATCATAAATACATTTTTTCGAAAATAGGCTGAAAAATGAGGAATATCAGGCCATTGAGAAGGATAGTCGGTACTAAAATGCTAAGAACAAAATCCTGTAAATTCAGACTAGAAAGATTCAAAAATACCGCAAAAGCAAAGCTGGTTAATTCAAATAAAAATACAAGAATCAAAACAGATAAAAAGCGAGTAAATTTATTTAAAAGCATAGTCGAACTTGACTGACAAACCAAGAGACTTAAAAGAGGAAAAAGAATAAGAGCAATACCGATGGTATGAAAA encodes:
- the mreD gene encoding rod shape-determining protein MreD, encoding MRDIKEHLLTPIILFFVLLIDGQISTFLANILPLQWHLVSHFIFIFMLFVSINLSRNYNILLFCCLGLIYDVYYFHTIGIALILFPLLSLLVCQSSSTMLLNKFTRFLSVLILVFLFELTSFAFAVFLNLSSLNLQDFVLSILVPTILLNGLIFLIFQPIFEKMYL
- the pcsB gene encoding peptidoglycan hydrolase PcsB, which codes for MKKKLLTSILLSTVILSQGAALVSVKAETTDEKIAAQDSKINSLTEQQQSAQAQVNEIQGQVSAIQKQQEELKAENEKLSAESARLSAEIDELSKNIVARNESLANQARSTQTNGTATSYINTVVNSSSITEAISRVAAMSEIVSANNKMLEQQKKDKEVIAEKQVANNEAINTVIANQEKLADDEQALATKQAELKAAQASLAAEKATAENEKNSLLEEKAAAEKAAAEAAAREAAYKAEQESKRQAIEASGNTTLQAQVQAVVNSAPAAEAAAPAAPAVTQSVARANRPVYSSSASSYPVGQCTWGAKTLAPWAGDYWGNGGQWSASAAAAGFRVGSQPEVGAIACWTDGGYGHVAVVTAVQSTTSIQVSEANYLGQQSIGNYRGWFNPTTAQGTVSYIYPN